A part of Limihaloglobus sulfuriphilus genomic DNA contains:
- a CDS encoding uroporphyrinogen decarboxylase family protein: protein MNSRQRVLAAINHQEPDRIPIDMGATPSSGISAIAYTNLKKHLNINTGNTRIYDVVQQLAQPEEVILDTFGIDAVDIGRSFNDRGTDWHDTTMADGQKAQYPAWFKPEKQPDGSYLAYVGGKPIARMPAGGTFFDQTYFPYIDGYPDNFEGLSREMGKILWAALAHSPWDHAGEADFWKQLRERTINLRQSTDRALVVVCGCNLFEWGTFLRRMDNFLMDVFVQQEQVKALLEALMEIHLTTLEKVCQAVGDVADILRFGDDLGMDSGPFMSPQIYRELFKPHHTRLNEYVHKNSRMKTYIHSCGSIYQLMPDMIEAGYDVFNPIQTNCADMDPLKLKKEFGRDITFWGGGCDTRSILNTASPQEVKDHVRQRIEILSPGGGFVFNTVHNILPEVPPENIVAMFEAVHEYSS, encoded by the coding sequence ATGAACTCACGGCAGAGGGTACTCGCGGCGATAAACCACCAGGAGCCGGACAGGATTCCGATTGATATGGGGGCGACACCAAGCTCGGGAATATCGGCGATTGCATACACAAACCTGAAAAAACACCTGAACATAAACACCGGCAATACAAGAATATACGACGTTGTGCAACAGCTGGCACAGCCCGAAGAGGTAATACTTGACACCTTCGGGATAGACGCGGTTGATATCGGCCGCTCGTTCAACGACCGCGGCACTGACTGGCACGATACAACCATGGCAGACGGACAAAAGGCGCAATATCCCGCGTGGTTCAAACCTGAAAAACAACCGGACGGCTCATATCTGGCCTATGTCGGCGGCAAACCGATCGCACGTATGCCCGCCGGAGGAACATTTTTCGACCAGACGTACTTTCCCTATATTGACGGGTATCCGGATAATTTTGAAGGCCTCAGCCGCGAGATGGGCAAAATACTCTGGGCGGCTCTGGCACACAGCCCGTGGGATCATGCCGGCGAGGCGGATTTCTGGAAGCAGCTTCGTGAGCGGACAATAAACCTGCGCCAAAGCACAGACCGGGCACTGGTGGTTGTTTGCGGCTGTAACCTGTTCGAATGGGGAACGTTTCTGAGGCGGATGGACAATTTCCTGATGGATGTATTTGTCCAACAGGAACAGGTTAAGGCACTCCTCGAAGCCCTTATGGAGATTCATCTTACAACACTGGAAAAGGTCTGCCAGGCAGTCGGCGACGTGGCGGATATTCTGCGGTTCGGCGATGACCTGGGCATGGATTCGGGGCCGTTCATGTCGCCGCAGATATACCGCGAGCTGTTCAAGCCGCACCATACGCGGCTCAACGAATACGTCCACAAAAACAGCCGGATGAAAACCTACATACACAGCTGCGGCTCAATCTACCAGCTAATGCCGGACATGATTGAGGCAGGCTACGACGTGTTCAACCCGATACAGACCAACTGCGCCGACATGGATCCGCTAAAGCTCAAAAAGGAATTCGGCAGAGATATCACATTCTGGGGCGGCGGCTGCGATACGCGAAGCATTCTCAACACTGCCTCGCCGCAAGAGGTCAAAGACCATGTACGGCAGCGTATTGAGATACTCTCCCCCGGCGGCGGATTCGTCTTTAACACGGTCCACAATATACTGCCCGAGGTGCCGCCGGAAAACATCGTCGCTATGTTCGAGGCCGTACACGAATACAGCTCATAG
- a CDS encoding catalase: protein MKEPKLTSAVGIPVPDNQNSLTAGERGPTLMQDHFLFNKLAHFNRERIPERIVHAKAAGAFGTFTVTHDITKYTKAKIFSEIGKKTDMVGRFSTVAGEKGSADTVRDVRGFALKFYTEEGNWDMVGNNTPVFFVRDAIKFPDFIHTQKRDPQTNAKNDTMQWDFWSQVPEALHQVTILFSDRGIPKGIPFMNGYGSHTYSFINARNERFWVKFHFKTNQGIECFMQDEADKIAGVDPDYHTSELFHMIKDGKFPSWTFYVQIMPETDAENYRWNPFDLTKVWPHGDYPLIEVGQLELNRNPENYFAEIEQAAFSPGNVVPGISFSPCKMLQARIISYSDAHRYRLGANYESLPVNRPKCPVHNYERDGAMRFDGNGGSSVNYEPNSFGGPKADSAFAEPPLKISGDADRYDQKRGVADDYIQPGNLFRLMTPEQQQRLIKNICGSLKKVPKEIQQKIVDHFSRADKAYGGGLAKELGL from the coding sequence ATGAAAGAACCAAAACTCACTTCCGCCGTGGGAATCCCCGTTCCCGATAACCAGAATTCTCTAACAGCAGGCGAAAGAGGCCCAACGCTGATGCAGGACCATTTCCTGTTCAATAAACTCGCCCACTTCAACAGAGAACGCATTCCAGAGCGGATTGTACATGCCAAAGCCGCCGGAGCGTTCGGAACGTTCACCGTAACACATGACATAACAAAATACACCAAAGCGAAGATTTTCTCCGAAATCGGCAAAAAAACCGATATGGTCGGCAGGTTTTCAACCGTCGCCGGCGAAAAGGGCTCGGCGGATACCGTCCGTGACGTAAGAGGCTTTGCTCTAAAGTTTTATACCGAAGAAGGCAACTGGGACATGGTCGGCAACAACACGCCGGTTTTCTTTGTTCGTGATGCCATAAAATTCCCCGATTTTATCCATACACAGAAACGCGATCCCCAGACAAACGCCAAAAACGACACCATGCAGTGGGATTTCTGGTCGCAGGTACCCGAGGCGTTGCATCAGGTAACAATCCTGTTCTCTGACCGCGGCATACCCAAAGGCATCCCCTTTATGAACGGCTACGGAAGCCATACCTACAGCTTTATCAACGCGAGAAATGAGCGGTTCTGGGTCAAGTTCCACTTCAAGACCAACCAGGGCATCGAGTGCTTTATGCAGGACGAGGCGGACAAGATCGCCGGCGTTGATCCCGATTACCATACATCCGAGCTTTTCCACATGATAAAAGACGGAAAGTTCCCAAGCTGGACGTTTTACGTGCAGATAATGCCGGAAACCGACGCGGAGAACTACCGCTGGAACCCCTTCGACCTGACAAAGGTATGGCCCCACGGCGACTATCCGCTGATCGAGGTCGGGCAGTTAGAGCTTAACCGCAATCCCGAGAACTACTTCGCCGAGATTGAGCAGGCGGCCTTCTCGCCGGGAAATGTTGTGCCGGGGATATCTTTTTCGCCGTGCAAAATGCTCCAGGCCAGGATCATATCTTACTCCGACGCCCACCGTTACCGTCTCGGCGCCAACTATGAGAGCCTGCCGGTAAACCGCCCCAAATGCCCCGTTCACAACTACGAGCGCGACGGCGCGATGCGGTTTGACGGAAACGGCGGCTCATCGGTCAACTACGAGCCGAACTCGTTCGGCGGGCCAAAAGCTGATTCTGCGTTTGCAGAACCCCCGCTCAAAATCTCCGGCGATGCCGACAGGTATGACCAGAAACGCGGCGTAGCGGATGACTATATCCAGCCGGGCAACCTCTTCAGACTAATGACGCCGGAGCAGCAGCAAAGGCTAATCAAGAATATCTGCGGCAGTCTCAAGAAGGTGCCAAAAGAAATCCAGCAGAAGATTGTTGACCATTTCTCAAGAGCCGACAAGGCCTACGGCGGCGGCCTGGCAAAAGAGCTGGGACTGTAA
- a CDS encoding class II aldolase/adducin family protein — protein MMNNCSNIIMTDNLKQYDLTPLAKACRKAASFDLFKCSSGNMSWRIDDSHMAVTATRSWLGELTAEQVALCRLIDGETLNKVKPTVEARFHLGILRCRPEMNVVLHFQSRYATAVACGDSSSYNFNVIPEIPYYIGKIGIVPFLPPGSPELAEAVIEQMKTHNLAVMRNHGLVTVAENFNMAIQNAVFFELACSVLLTQPNPVYIDDSWV, from the coding sequence ATGATGAATAACTGCTCCAATATAATTATGACGGATAATCTGAAACAATACGATCTTACCCCGCTGGCGAAAGCCTGCCGAAAGGCCGCGTCGTTTGATCTTTTCAAATGCAGCAGCGGAAATATGTCCTGGCGCATCGACGATTCACACATGGCAGTAACCGCAACTCGCAGTTGGCTTGGCGAGCTGACAGCCGAACAGGTAGCCCTGTGCAGGCTTATTGACGGAGAAACCCTCAATAAGGTGAAGCCGACGGTAGAGGCGCGTTTTCATTTGGGAATACTTCGCTGCCGGCCGGAAATGAATGTTGTTTTGCATTTTCAGAGCAGATACGCCACGGCGGTTGCCTGCGGCGATTCCTCGTCGTATAACTTCAATGTTATACCGGAGATACCTTATTATATAGGCAAAATCGGCATCGTCCCGTTTCTGCCGCCGGGCAGCCCGGAGCTTGCCGAGGCGGTCATTGAACAAATGAAAACGCATAATCTGGCTGTGATGAGAAACCACGGGCTTGTTACCGTTGCCGAAAATTTCAACATGGCGATACAGAACGCGGTTTTCTTTGAGCTGGCGTGTTCGGTGTTGTTGACCCAGCCCAATCCCGTTTATATCGATGATTCATGGGTTTAA
- a CDS encoding AtpZ/AtpI family protein, translated as MDKDTGAKQQDDRDEGQMAKWFTIGIEFTLVVVAGAAIGYLLDMVFNSLPGFMIMGFFAGFARMIYVILLRAGYFDRDSKK; from the coding sequence GTGGACAAGGATACCGGAGCGAAACAACAAGATGACCGAGATGAAGGCCAGATGGCAAAATGGTTTACTATCGGTATCGAGTTTACTCTTGTAGTAGTCGCGGGTGCGGCGATCGGGTATCTGCTGGATATGGTTTTTAACTCCCTGCCGGGGTTTATGATAATGGGATTTTTCGCCGGCTTTGCCCGGATGATATATGTGATCCTGCTTCGGGCGGGTTATTTTGACCGGGACTCGAAAAAATGA
- a CDS encoding phosphotransacetylase family protein, which translates to MKPLYIAATLQDCGKTSVTLGTLQCLIEKGYKVGYIKPVGQRYVKYCGENLDEDAVVFCEALGLSVQNPKDLSPIAIERNFTRTFIENPDVRPLEDRIMKSFSRLEAKYDPVLVEGTGHAGVGSCFGLSNARVAQLTNSKVIMVAPGGIGKPIDEIALNLSLFKENNVEVLGVILNKVLPEKYEKICHFAAKGFKNIGTQLLGAIPYSKALQAYTLGQIVEEFDYEVLSGRKHLTNEINNIVVAAMEPQNALHYIKENSLIITPGDRIDNILLSLTLCHLRDYEEKFSSGGIILTGGFKPDKPIMELIKSSTVPVLWTPQDTYTVSSRMKGLLFKIRASDAKKISLTRDLVKEHIKLDTILEQLDQ; encoded by the coding sequence ATGAAGCCATTATATATCGCTGCAACATTACAGGATTGCGGCAAGACCAGCGTTACCCTTGGAACACTTCAATGCCTCATAGAGAAAGGCTACAAGGTCGGTTATATCAAACCTGTCGGGCAGCGGTACGTAAAGTATTGCGGCGAAAATCTCGACGAGGACGCAGTAGTTTTCTGCGAGGCCCTTGGTCTGAGCGTACAAAACCCTAAAGACCTTAGCCCGATCGCGATAGAGAGGAATTTCACACGTACATTCATCGAAAACCCGGATGTCCGTCCGCTTGAGGACAGGATTATGAAATCCTTCTCACGTCTCGAGGCAAAATATGACCCTGTACTTGTCGAGGGTACCGGCCATGCGGGGGTGGGCAGCTGTTTCGGGCTTTCCAACGCACGCGTCGCGCAGCTTACAAATTCCAAGGTTATCATGGTAGCTCCAGGCGGGATCGGCAAACCAATCGATGAGATAGCACTCAACCTCTCGCTTTTCAAAGAGAACAATGTTGAGGTGCTCGGGGTTATATTGAACAAGGTGCTGCCGGAAAAATATGAGAAGATATGCCATTTTGCCGCCAAGGGATTTAAAAATATCGGTACACAGCTCTTAGGCGCAATCCCCTACAGCAAAGCTCTGCAGGCATACACACTCGGCCAGATTGTAGAGGAGTTCGACTATGAGGTGCTCAGCGGCCGCAAACATCTGACAAACGAAATAAATAATATTGTTGTTGCCGCGATGGAACCCCAGAACGCGCTTCACTACATCAAAGAAAACAGTTTAATCATCACTCCTGGTGACAGAATCGACAACATTCTGCTCTCGCTGACGCTTTGCCATCTGCGCGACTACGAAGAAAAATTCAGCAGCGGCGGTATTATCCTTACCGGCGGGTTCAAGCCGGATAAGCCTATCATGGAGCTGATAAAAAGCAGCACAGTCCCCGTGCTTTGGACACCGCAGGATACATACACTGTCAGCTCACGTATGAAGGGGCTTCTGTTTAAAATAAGGGCTTCAGACGCGAAAAAAATATCGCTCACCCGCGACCTGGTAAAAGAACACATAAAACTGGACACAATACTTGAACAGCTTGACCAATAA
- a CDS encoding mechanosensitive ion channel family protein encodes MTILAESGIIETLNLKIVGENTLLRFIIMFIGLLAFFAAGKTIQYCLSRAAKKREENNRHGLVSVAMNSLAKPANVIMIAAGLKYCRLVVIMPDNLAAFADNVIRGVFAIAVSYALFHLVDIVEYYMKKFAGRTDNRLDDMLVPIVRKSLRVVISIIAILIIAEVIFGAENIKGLLVSAGIGGMAIALAAKDTIANLFGSVNIFADRPFHIGEFIKVGEFTGTIEEVGFRSTRIRTVFGHLVTVPNSVITNAYIENISQRPAIRRTDTLTITYGSGPEGAEKAVNIIKELLLEIPEVNEDPENRGPRVYFNSFGNWALNIFISYWVSPADYWLAMEVHHQVNLEIMRRFRSAGIEFAFPSQTIYMDKQNAGTEEK; translated from the coding sequence ATGACAATACTCGCCGAATCGGGAATCATTGAAACGCTTAATCTAAAAATCGTAGGAGAGAACACACTGCTGCGTTTTATAATAATGTTTATCGGGCTTCTTGCCTTCTTCGCTGCGGGCAAAACTATTCAGTACTGCCTAAGCAGAGCCGCGAAAAAACGCGAAGAAAACAACCGCCACGGCCTTGTAAGTGTAGCCATGAACTCCCTGGCAAAACCTGCCAACGTTATCATGATAGCGGCGGGTCTTAAATACTGCCGGCTGGTTGTAATCATGCCGGATAATCTCGCGGCATTCGCCGACAACGTCATACGGGGAGTCTTTGCCATTGCTGTCTCGTACGCCCTGTTTCATCTGGTTGATATAGTTGAATACTATATGAAGAAATTCGCCGGCAGAACAGACAACCGGCTCGACGACATGCTGGTGCCGATTGTCCGCAAATCACTTCGTGTTGTTATCTCGATAATAGCAATTCTGATAATCGCCGAGGTGATCTTCGGAGCTGAAAACATCAAAGGCCTTCTGGTCAGTGCAGGCATCGGCGGTATGGCAATCGCCCTGGCGGCAAAGGATACTATTGCCAACCTGTTCGGCTCGGTAAATATATTTGCCGACAGACCTTTCCATATCGGTGAGTTTATAAAGGTCGGCGAGTTTACCGGCACAATCGAAGAGGTGGGCTTTCGCAGTACCCGGATAAGAACAGTTTTTGGACATCTGGTTACCGTACCCAACTCGGTGATCACAAACGCCTATATCGAAAACATATCCCAAAGGCCGGCGATCCGCCGCACTGACACACTGACTATCACCTACGGCAGCGGGCCGGAAGGGGCAGAAAAAGCGGTTAATATTATAAAAGAATTGCTCCTGGAAATACCCGAGGTCAACGAAGACCCTGAAAACCGCGGCCCGAGGGTTTATTTCAACTCGTTCGGCAACTGGGCGCTGAATATCTTTATAAGCTACTGGGTGAGCCCCGCGGATTACTGGCTGGCGATGGAAGTCCATCATCAAGTGAACCTGGAAATAATGCGCCGGTTCAGAAGCGCAGGGATAGAATTCGCGTTCCCGTCCCAGACAATATATATGGACAAGCAGAATGCCGGAACCGAAGAAAAATAA
- a CDS encoding HEAT repeat domain-containing protein, with the protein MGNLRNMLPAALVLFITIAPSMAELESDWNDFLHYTAIGKFELAKGYADTILGSDPDPVALLALTEENPRAYSLLLNIYNNNDQLKDTAGELIDLIEKGRYMRRIDPEIIRQEIARLSTTIRGRMKAEGRLKNAGEYAVPFLLDELGKNVDQDPFAFIAGAMAKMDNDACRPLQTALQMSDPAVKAEVVRALGKIGYEQSLPYLKYVYETEELGDIRELAGRSIESISASAMKVPAAELFYGLAERYFYHNESLRPSSDYDIANIWFWNEDQGRIVREEVSKEYFMELMAMRCCEWALKADPETGKAISLWLNSFFRVEKTGLELPKYFGDNHPDASTYARTCGPEYLHQALSRSLKDNDAYTALGLIEALVTNAGEASLLYRIGTEQPLVTALSFDDIKVRYSSAIAIGNAKPGKNFEGSSLIIENLSQALLGEPVEGLDADAANEYAYRAMAVLTGLAVSENELIDISKAQQPLERILSREDDVLRVQAANVLAYLEAGSAQQAIAAAALDENLALEVRVELFSALSDSAKMNGCSLDDKTIDTIYQMSGSNEIEPALRSAAAAAFGSLNLPSSKVKDLLLDQAVS; encoded by the coding sequence ATGGGTAACTTAAGAAACATGCTTCCGGCAGCACTTGTGCTGTTTATTACAATCGCCCCCTCAATGGCTGAGCTGGAAAGCGACTGGAATGATTTCCTTCACTATACCGCGATAGGAAAGTTTGAACTGGCAAAGGGTTATGCCGACACTATCCTTGGCTCGGATCCTGATCCGGTGGCTCTTTTGGCTCTGACCGAAGAAAACCCCCGGGCGTATTCACTGCTGCTCAATATCTACAACAATAATGACCAGCTGAAGGACACCGCCGGCGAGCTTATCGACCTGATCGAAAAGGGCCGCTACATGCGGCGGATTGACCCGGAGATCATCAGGCAGGAAATCGCCCGTCTCAGTACAACCATCCGCGGACGCATGAAGGCCGAAGGGCGGCTCAAAAACGCCGGCGAATACGCCGTGCCGTTTCTGCTCGATGAGCTTGGTAAAAACGTTGACCAGGATCCGTTCGCTTTTATCGCCGGCGCAATGGCCAAGATGGACAATGATGCGTGCAGGCCGCTGCAGACAGCTTTGCAGATGAGCGATCCGGCTGTAAAAGCCGAAGTCGTAAGAGCTTTGGGCAAAATCGGTTATGAGCAGTCTCTGCCGTATCTGAAATATGTTTATGAGACAGAAGAGCTTGGCGATATCAGGGAGCTGGCCGGCAGAAGCATCGAGAGTATTTCAGCTTCAGCGATGAAGGTTCCCGCGGCAGAGCTGTTTTACGGTCTTGCCGAGCGGTACTTCTATCACAATGAATCACTGCGTCCTTCGAGTGACTATGATATAGCCAACATCTGGTTCTGGAATGAGGATCAGGGGCGTATCGTCCGCGAAGAGGTGTCGAAGGAATACTTTATGGAGCTTATGGCGATGAGGTGCTGCGAATGGGCGCTCAAAGCCGACCCGGAAACGGGCAAGGCGATCTCGCTCTGGCTCAACTCGTTTTTCCGGGTAGAGAAAACCGGCCTGGAACTGCCCAAATATTTCGGCGATAACCACCCTGACGCCTCTACCTATGCCCGTACCTGCGGGCCGGAATACCTGCACCAGGCACTTTCCCGCTCTCTCAAGGACAACGACGCTTACACAGCGCTTGGACTGATAGAGGCACTGGTAACAAACGCCGGAGAGGCATCGCTGCTTTACCGGATTGGAACAGAACAGCCGCTGGTTACAGCGCTTAGCTTTGATGATATAAAGGTTCGCTACAGCTCTGCGATCGCAATCGGCAACGCCAAGCCAGGTAAGAATTTCGAAGGCAGCAGCCTTATAATTGAGAATCTCTCCCAGGCATTGCTCGGCGAGCCGGTTGAAGGACTCGACGCCGATGCCGCCAATGAATACGCCTACCGCGCAATGGCGGTCCTGACCGGACTGGCAGTGAGCGAAAATGAGCTGATAGATATCTCCAAAGCCCAGCAGCCTCTTGAGCGGATTCTAAGCCGCGAAGATGATGTTCTTCGTGTGCAGGCTGCCAATGTGCTTGCATATCTTGAGGCCGGCTCAGCCCAGCAGGCGATCGCGGCAGCGGCGCTTGATGAAAACCTCGCTCTCGAGGTTCGCGTTGAGCTGTTCTCGGCATTGAGCGATTCGGCAAAGATGAACGGCTGCTCGCTCGACGATAAAACTATTGATACCATATACCAGATGAGCGGTTCTAACGAGATCGAGCCCGCACTGCGATCAGCGGCTGCGGCGGCTTTCGGCTCGCTGAACCTGCCAAGCAGCAAGGTAAAAGACCTGCTGCTTGACCAGGCCGTCAGCTAA
- a CDS encoding Bax inhibitor-1/YccA family protein, protein MFRSSNPAMNESVFDRVGRSSSASTDVMTINGSITKTAILLAIAFITAAFAWDRFYPADSAQSGFGLLIICLIASIVAAMVTIFKPTAAPIIAPIYAAFEGVLLGIISAMYASSASSVDPQTGQQSAFGPGIVINAIMLTFGVLACMLIAYRSGLIRATEKFKIGVVAATGAIALVYLASIVMGFFGASIPMIHSSGPIGIGFSLIVVIIASLNLILDFDFIERGADYGAPKYMEWYGAFGLMVTLVWLYLEILRLLSKLNRR, encoded by the coding sequence ATGTTTCGCAGTTCAAATCCGGCGATGAACGAGAGTGTCTTTGACCGTGTCGGCCGCTCGTCGTCGGCATCAACGGATGTGATGACCATAAACGGCAGTATTACCAAAACGGCGATACTGCTGGCAATAGCCTTTATTACCGCGGCGTTTGCCTGGGACCGCTTTTACCCGGCGGATTCCGCGCAGTCGGGCTTTGGGCTTCTGATTATCTGCCTTATTGCCTCGATCGTGGCGGCGATGGTAACGATTTTCAAGCCGACGGCCGCCCCCATAATCGCTCCGATATACGCGGCGTTCGAGGGGGTCTTGCTGGGAATAATATCAGCGATGTATGCCTCGAGTGCCTCTTCTGTCGATCCGCAGACCGGCCAGCAAAGCGCTTTTGGCCCGGGGATCGTGATAAACGCGATAATGCTGACCTTCGGCGTGTTGGCGTGTATGCTCATCGCTTACCGTTCGGGCTTGATACGGGCGACGGAAAAATTCAAAATAGGTGTGGTCGCCGCAACAGGTGCCATCGCATTAGTTTATTTGGCGTCGATAGTTATGGGTTTCTTCGGCGCATCTATCCCGATGATTCACTCCTCTGGTCCGATCGGTATCGGGTTCAGCCTGATAGTTGTAATTATCGCGTCTTTGAACTTGATACTGGATTTTGACTTCATCGAGCGCGGTGCGGATTACGGAGCTCCTAAATATATGGAATGGTACGGCGCGTTCGGGCTTATGGTAACGCTTGTATGGCTGTATCTGGAAATATTGCGGCTGCTTTCAAAGCTCAACCGCAGATAA
- a CDS encoding DUF2905 domain-containing protein translates to MLVTAGVMLIAAGLIFYLLSKFGFTRMPGDISAEGKNWKFYFPLGTCILISVVLTLLLWLINYFLRK, encoded by the coding sequence ATACTTGTAACAGCAGGGGTTATGCTGATTGCTGCGGGTTTGATATTCTACCTGCTTAGCAAATTCGGCTTCACCCGTATGCCCGGGGACATCTCGGCAGAGGGCAAAAACTGGAAGTTTTACTTCCCCCTGGGAACATGCATACTCATATCGGTTGTTCTTACTCTGCTGTTGTGGCTGATTAACTATTTTTTACGTAAGTGA